A genomic window from Methanobrevibacter sp. TLL-48-HuF1 includes:
- the hycI gene encoding hydrogenase maturation peptidase HycI — translation MGIGNELKCDDGVGPFIINELKDLENSDLIIIDGQTVPENFTGKIRKEKPSHVILVDACLMGCRPGEFKIVDKDDFVNIGISTHSMSLSYFVKYLERDNDFKIIFVGIEPESMDYSDMPTPVVQKGAYKFINILKEIL, via the coding sequence TTGGGAATTGGAAACGAGCTTAAATGTGATGATGGTGTAGGACCTTTTATAATTAATGAATTAAAAGATTTGGAAAATTCTGATTTAATAATTATTGATGGTCAAACAGTTCCTGAGAATTTCACAGGTAAAATCAGAAAAGAAAAGCCGTCACATGTAATTCTTGTTGATGCATGTTTGATGGGGTGCAGGCCAGGGGAATTTAAAATTGTAGACAAGGATGATTTTGTCAATATTGGAATTTCAACTCATTCAATGTCTTTATCATATTTTGTTAAATATTTAGAGCGAGATAATGATTTTAAGATAATATTTGTTGGTATTGAACCTGAATCTATGGATTATTCAGATATGCCAACCCCAGTAGTTCAGAAGGGAGCTTATAAGTTTATAAATATTTTAAAGGAGATTTTATGA
- a CDS encoding methyltransferase domain-containing protein: MKFKTTHYHFDLLKDEERISAFYEAIEDLSVNQELAYDLGCGSGILSFFLNSYFKEIIAIEQDVKASICAKKNLENFKNIKVINEDVFNYNFSKKSDLIVCEMLDTALIDEEEVPVLNHVRNYLKEDGRIIPQGIINIIELAHLERDYIHYDEDVSCEILSKPVIYDEINFLNEINPNFEKVITLKAKKDSSVNGLKITTVTKLNDNLVCGPTPMLNPPLLIPLNEKNVKCNDLINVKLKYIMGKGIGTIEANYY; the protein is encoded by the coding sequence ATGAAATTTAAAACAACTCATTACCATTTTGATTTATTGAAAGATGAAGAAAGAATTTCAGCATTTTACGAAGCTATTGAAGATTTATCTGTCAATCAGGAATTAGCTTATGATTTAGGATGTGGAAGTGGAATTTTATCTTTTTTCTTAAATTCTTATTTTAAAGAAATAATAGCTATTGAACAAGATGTTAAAGCTAGTATATGTGCTAAAAAAAATTTAGAAAACTTTAAAAATATTAAAGTTATTAATGAAGATGTTTTTAATTATAATTTTTCTAAAAAATCTGATTTAATTGTTTGTGAAATGTTAGATACTGCTCTTATTGATGAAGAAGAAGTTCCAGTATTGAATCATGTAAGAAATTATCTAAAAGAGGATGGCAGAATAATTCCCCAGGGTATTATTAATATTATAGAACTTGCACACCTGGAGCGAGATTATATTCATTATGATGAAGATGTTTCTTGTGAAATTTTATCAAAGCCGGTTATTTATGATGAGATTAATTTTCTAAATGAAATAAATCCTAATTTTGAAAAAGTCATAACTTTAAAGGCTAAAAAAGATTCTTCAGTTAATGGATTGAAAATTACAACTGTTACTAAGCTTAACGATAATTTGGTTTGTGGACCTACGCCAATGTTAAACCCACCTCTGTTAATTCCTTTAAATGAAAAAAATGTAAAATGCAATGATTTAATTAATGTTAAATTAAAATATATTATGGGAAAAGGAATTGGAACTATTGAAGCAAATTATTATTAG
- the nikR gene encoding nickel-responsive transcriptional regulator NikR, producing MMRISMSLPKKLLADFDEVLKERGYQSRSKGIRDALQDYIVRHQWMNEMEGERIGIITIIYDHHYTGVMENLADIQHSFRNEINMNMHLHMTEKYCMEIVVVNGDISEIRELTDKIMRLKGVEHVKLTTTANGEEFSDPDHEHNHHH from the coding sequence ATGATGAGAATAAGTATGTCATTACCAAAAAAATTATTGGCTGATTTTGATGAAGTTTTAAAAGAAAGAGGTTATCAATCTCGTTCAAAAGGTATTCGTGATGCTCTTCAGGATTATATTGTAAGACATCAATGGATGAATGAGATGGAAGGAGAAAGAATTGGAATTATTACTATTATTTATGATCATCATTATACTGGAGTTATGGAAAATCTTGCAGATATTCAACACAGTTTCAGAAATGAAATTAACATGAATATGCACCTTCATATGACTGAAAAATATTGTATGGAAATTGTTGTTGTTAATGGGGATATTAGTGAAATTCGTGAGTTAACTGATAAAATAATGAGACTTAAAGGAGTAGAACACGTAAAACTCACAACTACTGCTAATGGTGAAGAGTTTAGTGATCCTGATCATGAACATAATCATCACCATTAA
- a CDS encoding succinylglutamate desuccinylase/aspartoacylase family protein, whose product MKKRYFLVLILILLLFCLNTCFAQDNDTSLDNNLITNDNVKITTYDLVKYYQNDSQFEFNVKENNLPSKDCTVNLNVGGKNYTRVTDSYGNGKLNIHLMPGKYSITTSYKNTTVKNNITVLSFLESKDLVKYYQNDSQFVFKVLNKSTGGTVSNAKVTLNINGVFYHKNTDELGLGKLNINLRPGKYIITLMYDNLATGYNITVLSFLEGKDLVKYYKNDSQYLVKVLDKSGNPLINKTVKMNINGVFYYKTTNNLGIAKLDINLNPGEYILTAYYDNLEMGNKIKVLSRISGEDISSTYGNPVNVSVNFVDSTGNPVCNKLIKFNVAGQILTAYTDDKGIATINLNNPAGNYIITYYADNMCSSNKYIVKNDCSLTTLNWNTGADVTKNSLIKNNLPNSELINQVINSAKSGTPWITFKGGIGNVVFITAGIHGSELSSQVAVLKLISYLESNPIKGTVHIIPFIQPKATASNVRNYNNVNLNSKANVPGTISNNVVELICSLKCDNYGDFHCTQPNGDPGKDVAMGSYSPLSESAKIADFISKKTGYSKLIYDIAGKEYGGAMEDTVNLRGIPSVTCEVLTPHGTIAAGSVDKSFNMMKALLQYNNLI is encoded by the coding sequence ATGAAAAAAAGATATTTTTTAGTTTTAATTTTAATTTTGTTATTATTTTGTTTAAATACTTGTTTTGCTCAGGATAATGACACTAGTTTAGATAATAATTTGATTACAAATGATAATGTCAAAATTACTACTTATGATTTGGTTAAATATTATCAAAATGATTCACAATTTGAATTTAATGTAAAAGAAAATAATTTGCCTTCTAAAGATTGTACTGTTAATTTAAATGTTGGAGGTAAAAATTACACTAGAGTTACAGACAGCTATGGAAATGGAAAACTTAATATTCATTTAATGCCTGGCAAGTATTCAATTACTACTTCTTATAAAAATACAACTGTTAAAAATAATATCACTGTATTGTCATTTTTGGAGAGTAAGGATTTGGTTAAATATTATCAAAATGATTCTCAGTTTGTATTTAAAGTTTTAAATAAATCTACAGGCGGAACTGTTTCTAATGCAAAGGTAACTTTAAATATTAATGGTGTGTTTTATCATAAAAATACTGATGAGTTGGGTTTAGGTAAATTAAATATTAATTTACGCCCTGGAAAGTATATTATTACATTAATGTATGATAATCTTGCAACTGGTTATAATATTACAGTATTGTCATTTTTAGAGGGTAAGGATTTGGTTAAATATTACAAAAATGATTCTCAATATTTAGTTAAGGTTTTAGATAAATCTGGCAATCCTTTAATTAATAAAACAGTTAAAATGAATATTAATGGTGTATTTTATTATAAAACTACAAATAATTTAGGAATAGCAAAATTAGATATTAATTTAAATCCCGGGGAGTATATATTAACTGCTTATTATGATAATTTGGAAATGGGTAATAAAATAAAGGTTTTAAGTAGAATATCAGGGGAGGATATTTCTTCAACTTATGGAAATCCAGTTAATGTTTCGGTTAATTTTGTAGATTCTACAGGAAATCCCGTATGTAATAAGTTAATTAAATTCAATGTTGCAGGCCAAATTTTAACTGCCTATACTGATGATAAAGGAATTGCAACAATTAATTTAAATAATCCTGCCGGAAATTATATTATAACTTATTATGCTGATAATATGTGCAGCAGTAATAAGTATATTGTTAAAAATGATTGTTCGTTAACAACTTTAAATTGGAATACTGGTGCAGATGTTACTAAAAACTCTTTAATAAAAAATAATTTACCTAACTCAGAATTAATCAATCAAGTCATTAATTCTGCAAAATCAGGCACACCTTGGATTACTTTTAAAGGCGGAATTGGAAATGTGGTATTTATTACTGCAGGTATTCATGGATCAGAGTTATCTTCTCAAGTAGCTGTGTTAAAGTTAATAAGTTATTTGGAAAGCAATCCAATTAAAGGTACTGTACATATCATTCCATTTATCCAACCAAAAGCAACTGCTAGTAATGTTAGGAATTATAATAATGTTAATTTAAATTCAAAAGCAAATGTTCCGGGAACTATATCAAATAATGTAGTGGAATTAATATGTTCATTAAAATGTGATAATTATGGTGATTTCCATTGTACTCAACCTAACGGTGATCCTGGAAAGGATGTAGCTATGGGTTCTTATTCTCCCTTATCTGAAAGTGCAAAAATAGCTGATTTTATTTCTAAAAAAACAGGTTACTCTAAATTAATATATGATATTGCAGGTAAAGAATATGGTGGAGCTATGGAGGATACAGTTAATTTAAGGGGTATTCCATCTGTTACATGTGAAGTATTAACACCTCATGGTACGATTGCTGCTGGAAGTGTGGATAAATCATTCAATATGATGAAAGCATTGTTGCAGTATAATAACTTAATTTAA
- a CDS encoding DUF5654 family protein, which yields MDSEISKMIMETMLTLITTAFAFVAGLAWNEAIQKLIEEFYTAGGAVTGLLIYAVIVTIVAVVVTVLLARIAGKMGIDLDKD from the coding sequence ATGGATAGTGAAATAAGCAAAATGATAATGGAAACTATGTTAACATTAATTACTACAGCATTTGCATTTGTTGCAGGTTTAGCTTGGAATGAAGCAATACAAAAATTAATTGAAGAATTTTACACTGCTGGAGGTGCAGTAACTGGATTATTAATATATGCAGTTATTGTAACTATTGTTGCTGTAGTTGTTACTGTATTACTTGCAAGAATTGCTGGAAAAATGGGTATTGATCTTGATAAAGACTAA
- a CDS encoding DUF2115 domain-containing protein: MKATDIFQDLRNISSKERITKTELLKLLKKYCKIISPYDLMLATARMREEGKYVQANYREKYLEVYVKYFIMRVKEILDNNNYIDKDIDKESFDKSFNLLKHQFEKERNYTIEEDKFPLIYIIVALYTTFILEEPIHPVGSEFPGSLKVEEKNGEYYCPVKDKQKDNENAICNLCLAEQTPGI, encoded by the coding sequence ATGAAAGCAACAGACATATTTCAAGATTTACGCAATATTTCATCAAAAGAAAGAATAACAAAAACTGAATTATTAAAACTCTTAAAAAAATATTGCAAAATAATTTCACCCTATGACCTAATGCTTGCAACAGCTAGAATGAGGGAAGAAGGAAAATATGTTCAAGCTAATTATCGTGAAAAATACTTGGAAGTTTATGTAAAATACTTCATCATGCGTGTAAAGGAAATACTTGACAATAACAATTATATAGATAAAGATATTGATAAAGAAAGTTTTGATAAATCATTTAATTTATTAAAACATCAGTTTGAAAAAGAAAGAAATTACACAATAGAAGAAGATAAGTTTCCTTTAATTTATATTATTGTTGCTCTTTATACAACATTTATTTTGGAAGAGCCTATTCATCCGGTTGGAAGTGAATTTCCTGGAAGTTTAAAAGTAGAAGAAAAAAATGGAGAATATTACTGTCCAGTTAAAGACAAACAAAAAGACAATGAAAATGCTATTTGTAATTTATGTCTAGCTGAACAGACCCCTGGAATTTAA
- a CDS encoding glutamate synthase-related protein — protein MPYRVERNPVLCKKNFGRPGCCWYLCDDRDEKICGKCFSCYNNCPHGVYEIIQGEPYPLNQEKCVGCRICLEMCPNRAIEVNAIPQDAREAWGFPDVVEIVRKAQSASYKIRSTGALRKIPDFDDLVVIPAQVSRPPIDKYREPCGTDVVLGDRYAENPLKLDTPVMIGAMSFGALSKEAKMALAIGSSLAGTVTNTGEGGMLPEERELADKLIAQYASGRFGVSADYLKQGDAVEIKIGQGAKSGMGGHLLGEKVTAEVSRIRKIPVGSDALSPARHMDIVGPEDLSMKISQLREITDWKVPIIVKFASGKVASDVKIAAKGGADIIVVDGMQGGTGAGPDVIMEHSGIPSLAAIVEADQALKEINLREDVSLVAAGGIRSGADLAKALALGADAVYIATAALISIGCRVCQMCYKGNCSKGIATQDLSLRHRIDYKEMGKAVANYINAMTDEACMLVQQAGNTHITKLEKQNLRALTMEASALTGVPMAGSENRKN, from the coding sequence ATGCCATATAGAGTAGAGAGAAATCCAGTTTTATGTAAGAAAAACTTTGGAAGACCTGGTTGTTGTTGGTATTTGTGTGATGACCGGGATGAAAAAATCTGTGGAAAGTGTTTCTCATGTTATAATAATTGTCCTCACGGAGTTTATGAAATTATTCAGGGTGAACCATATCCATTAAATCAGGAAAAATGTGTTGGATGTAGAATTTGTTTGGAAATGTGTCCGAATAGAGCTATTGAAGTAAATGCAATTCCGCAGGATGCAAGAGAAGCATGGGGGTTCCCGGATGTTGTAGAAATAGTGAGAAAAGCTCAATCAGCATCATATAAAATCAGAAGTACTGGTGCTTTAAGAAAAATTCCAGACTTTGATGATTTGGTGGTAATACCTGCGCAAGTATCAAGACCTCCTATTGATAAATATAGGGAACCATGTGGAACTGATGTTGTATTAGGAGATAGATATGCTGAAAATCCTTTAAAATTAGATACTCCTGTGATGATTGGAGCTATGTCTTTCGGTGCATTAAGTAAAGAAGCAAAAATGGCACTAGCTATTGGTTCTTCACTTGCAGGAACTGTAACAAACACAGGGGAAGGAGGAATGCTTCCTGAAGAACGTGAACTGGCTGATAAACTTATAGCACAATATGCATCTGGAAGATTTGGTGTTTCTGCAGATTATCTTAAACAGGGAGATGCAGTTGAAATCAAAATTGGTCAGGGAGCAAAATCCGGAATGGGTGGTCACTTGCTTGGTGAAAAAGTAACTGCTGAAGTTTCCAGAATCAGAAAAATCCCCGTGGGGTCTGATGCTCTATCACCTGCAAGACACATGGATATTGTAGGTCCTGAAGATTTAAGCATGAAAATTTCCCAATTACGTGAAATTACTGACTGGAAAGTTCCGATTATTGTTAAATTTGCTTCAGGTAAAGTAGCTTCTGATGTAAAAATTGCAGCTAAAGGTGGAGCAGATATAATTGTTGTAGATGGTATGCAGGGAGGAACTGGAGCAGGACCGGATGTTATTATGGAACATTCAGGTATTCCATCACTTGCAGCTATTGTAGAAGCAGATCAGGCATTAAAAGAAATTAACTTGAGAGAAGATGTAAGTTTGGTAGCTGCTGGAGGAATTCGTTCTGGAGCAGATTTGGCTAAAGCATTGGCTCTTGGAGCAGATGCAGTATATATTGCAACAGCTGCATTAATTTCTATAGGCTGTAGGGTCTGTCAAATGTGTTATAAAGGTAACTGTAGTAAAGGAATAGCTACACAGGATTTATCATTAAGACACAGGATTGATTACAAGGAAATGGGTAAAGCAGTAGCTAATTATATAAATGCAATGACTGATGAGGCATGTATGCTTGTTCAACAGGCGGGAAACACACATATTACAAAATTGGAAAAACAAAACTTAAGGGCCTTAACAATGGAAGCATCAGCTTTAACTGGTGTTCCAATGGCAGGTTCTGAAAACAGAAAAAATTAA
- a CDS encoding GXGXG domain-containing protein, protein MKIKELDAASLSPRELNSQVKESAKDYDKILIKNPNAMHYLVAGVTDEVNIELDGSVGYFTGTMCDGPKIKINGNAGWFVGDNLTDGEVVVEGSAGDGAGQGIYGGTVVVRKSVGSRTGEIMKNGTIVIGGNSGFMTGIFMMGGRMVILGDVGEDVAESIIRGVIYVKGEVKSLGYNAKIDELTWEDKLELKELLEKYDFDLKEDEYDEFKKIVPESARPFYGH, encoded by the coding sequence ATGAAAATAAAAGAATTAGATGCAGCATCACTTTCTCCACGTGAATTAAATTCACAAGTTAAAGAGTCTGCAAAAGATTATGATAAAATACTTATTAAAAATCCTAATGCAATGCATTATTTGGTTGCAGGAGTGACTGATGAAGTTAACATTGAATTGGATGGTTCTGTAGGTTATTTCACAGGAACAATGTGTGATGGTCCGAAAATTAAAATTAACGGTAATGCTGGCTGGTTTGTTGGAGATAATTTAACTGATGGTGAAGTAGTTGTTGAAGGATCAGCTGGTGATGGAGCAGGACAGGGAATCTATGGGGGAACAGTTGTTGTTCGTAAATCAGTAGGTTCAAGGACTGGAGAAATCATGAAAAACGGCACTATTGTCATTGGTGGAAATTCCGGATTTATGACTGGAATATTCATGATGGGTGGCCGTATGGTTATCTTAGGTGATGTGGGAGAAGATGTTGCAGAATCTATTATTCGTGGTGTAATCTATGTTAAAGGGGAAGTTAAAAGCTTAGGATATAATGCTAAAATTGACGAATTAACATGGGAAGATAAACTTGAATTAAAAGAGTTATTGGAAAAATATGATTTTGATTTAAAAGAAGATGAATATGACGAATTTAAAAAAATAGTTCCAGAAAGTGCAAGGCCATTTTACGGTCATTAA
- a CDS encoding glutamine amidotransferase family protein: MCGIAGIVYKDKKLHCAGNDMTNMLHQLQHRGPDSAGYSIYGGTGLKDDEYILKIQVKEQPRLLETVKDTINFVTPIQGDEVLPSVGDSFIYKCKVQLDNFSELKPLISTVDTIDDVIVINGSQDFEMIKDVGSVLDIAERYDVREVKGTHAIGHTRFSTESGVDRYHAHPFETYIVKDVSVVHNGQITNYWNIRDPLERKGHVFETFNDTECLVHYIADKLDTGYSLEEALEQSVEDMDGPFSYIIGTPNGIGIAKDKLGLRPGVMAETDDVFAIASEEVSLREVVDTQNIEQISPGEVMVYEI, translated from the coding sequence TTGTGCGGAATAGCTGGTATAGTTTATAAAGATAAAAAATTACATTGTGCAGGTAATGATATGACCAATATGCTCCATCAACTTCAGCATAGAGGTCCTGATTCTGCAGGTTATTCAATTTATGGTGGAACTGGTCTTAAAGATGATGAATACATCTTAAAAATCCAAGTAAAAGAACAACCAAGATTATTAGAAACAGTAAAAGATACAATAAACTTTGTAACTCCAATTCAGGGTGATGAAGTTCTTCCATCTGTTGGAGATTCATTTATTTATAAATGTAAAGTTCAATTAGATAACTTTTCAGAACTTAAACCACTTATATCAACTGTTGATACAATTGATGATGTTATTGTAATTAATGGAAGTCAGGATTTTGAAATGATTAAGGATGTAGGTTCTGTATTGGATATTGCAGAAAGGTACGATGTACGTGAGGTTAAAGGAACTCATGCTATAGGCCATACAAGGTTTTCAACAGAAAGTGGTGTAGACAGATACCATGCACATCCATTTGAAACTTATATTGTTAAAGATGTTTCTGTTGTCCACAATGGTCAAATTACAAATTATTGGAACATTAGAGATCCATTAGAAAGAAAAGGCCATGTATTTGAAACATTTAATGATACTGAGTGTTTAGTTCATTATATTGCAGATAAATTAGATACGGGTTATTCTTTAGAAGAAGCACTGGAACAATCTGTAGAAGATATGGATGGTCCGTTTTCTTATATTATAGGAACTCCAAATGGTATTGGAATAGCTAAAGATAAATTAGGATTACGTCCGGGAGTAATGGCAGAGACTGATGATGTTTTTGCAATTGCATCTGAAGAAGTATCTTTAAGGGAAGTTGTTGATACTCAAAATATTGAACAAATTTCTCCTGGTGAAGTAATGGTGTATGAAATTTAA
- the pdxT gene encoding pyridoxal 5'-phosphate synthase glutaminase subunit PdxT produces MITIGILNLQGAVSEHYDITKKAIENMGIEAEAISVRYADEVANCDGVIISGGESTVIGKIIKERGIDKVIKDNKIPVFGTCAGMVLLGKKTDFDQPLLGIMDISVKRNAFGRQVDSFESPISILGEDYLGVFIRAPSLDDYDKTKEDIKVLSELDDEIVAIQQGHNIAIAFHPELTDDTRIHEYFIKEVLNCAE; encoded by the coding sequence ATGATTACAATAGGAATACTAAATTTACAAGGTGCCGTAAGTGAACATTACGACATTACAAAGAAAGCTATTGAAAATATGGGTATTGAAGCAGAAGCAATTTCTGTAAGGTATGCTGATGAAGTAGCTAACTGTGATGGTGTAATCATTTCTGGTGGTGAAAGTACTGTAATAGGAAAAATCATCAAAGAAAGAGGGATAGATAAAGTTATTAAAGATAACAAGATTCCTGTTTTTGGAACTTGTGCAGGAATGGTTTTGCTTGGTAAAAAAACTGATTTTGATCAACCGTTATTGGGAATTATGGACATTTCAGTTAAAAGGAATGCATTTGGAAGACAAGTAGATTCATTTGAAAGTCCAATTTCTATTTTAGGGGAGGATTATTTGGGAGTTTTCATTAGAGCGCCGTCACTTGATGATTATGATAAGACTAAAGAAGATATTAAAGTTTTATCTGAATTGGATGATGAGATAGTAGCTATTCAGCAAGGACATAATATAGCTATTGCATTTCATCCGGAATTAACTGATGATACTCGAATTCATGAATATTTTATAAAGGAGGTTTTAAATTGTGCGGAATAG
- a CDS encoding HEAT repeat domain-containing protein — translation MSKSVEELIEDLNDQDEFVVEATAGELEMMGEESVDALISALSHRKKNIRLNAAKILGAMSYPKSINALILTLRDNNKLVRREASTALSRMGQLAVDPLIEILDDEDWRVRGAAAWALGNLKDDAAIEPLEALLEDESGYVRAGAVNAINSIKNE, via the coding sequence ATGTCAAAATCTGTTGAAGAATTAATTGAAGATTTAAATGACCAAGATGAATTTGTTGTTGAAGCGACTGCTGGTGAATTGGAAATGATGGGGGAAGAATCAGTAGATGCTTTAATATCTGCATTATCCCATAGGAAGAAAAATATTCGTTTAAATGCAGCAAAAATTTTAGGTGCTATGTCTTATCCCAAATCCATCAATGCTTTAATCTTAACTTTAAGGGATAATAATAAATTAGTTAGAAGAGAAGCTTCTACTGCTTTAAGTCGTATGGGACAGTTAGCTGTTGATCCTTTAATTGAAATTTTAGATGATGAAGATTGGAGGGTAAGAGGTGCGGCTGCCTGGGCTTTAGGAAACTTAAAAGACGATGCAGCTATTGAACCACTTGAAGCACTTTTAGAAGATGAAAGCGGTTATGTTAGAGCCGGTGCTGTAAATGCAATAAATAGCATTAAAAATGAATAA
- the aksF gene encoding homoisocitrate dehydrogenase — MYKIAIIPGDGIGKEVMESGEYLLDKLDLNFSFEYGEAGFECYNKNGVTLPEETIKIAKKSDATLFGASTSTPGQPSPIINLRKELDVYANLRPIKSYKGVRSIQDNIDFLIVRENTEGLYSQVEYEQDNKLIAQRIITRKASEKIAKVAFEQCIAKQKEKVTCVHKSNVLKKTDGIFKESFYKIAENYPNIESNDFYVDAAAMYLITRPQNFDVIVTSNLFGDILSDEGAGLVGGLGLAPSGNIGDEHGLFEPVHGSAPDIAGKGIANPCSMILTIAMMLDYLKEYEISNKINKAVENVVSASKTLTPDLGGNSTTAELTEAIVHEILEGDY, encoded by the coding sequence ATGTACAAAATTGCAATAATACCAGGAGATGGAATTGGAAAAGAAGTAATGGAATCTGGCGAATATCTGCTAGACAAACTTGATTTGAATTTCAGTTTTGAATATGGTGAAGCCGGTTTTGAATGTTACAACAAAAATGGAGTTACATTACCTGAAGAAACCATTAAAATAGCTAAAAAATCAGATGCAACATTGTTTGGAGCTAGTACAAGCACACCAGGCCAACCAAGCCCAATTATAAATCTTAGAAAAGAACTTGATGTTTATGCAAATTTAAGGCCAATAAAATCCTACAAAGGAGTCAGATCAATACAGGACAATATTGATTTCCTAATAGTTCGTGAAAATACTGAAGGACTCTATAGCCAAGTTGAATATGAACAAGACAATAAACTAATTGCTCAAAGAATCATTACACGAAAAGCTAGTGAAAAAATAGCTAAAGTTGCTTTTGAACAATGCATAGCCAAACAAAAAGAAAAAGTAACCTGCGTACATAAAAGCAATGTCTTAAAAAAAACTGATGGAATATTTAAAGAAAGCTTTTACAAAATAGCTGAAAATTACCCGAATATTGAAAGCAATGATTTTTATGTTGATGCAGCGGCAATGTATCTTATTACCCGGCCCCAAAACTTTGATGTGATTGTAACCAGCAATCTGTTTGGAGATATTCTATCTGATGAAGGTGCAGGTCTTGTAGGTGGACTTGGACTTGCTCCTTCAGGAAACATTGGAGATGAACACGGATTATTTGAACCTGTTCATGGATCTGCACCAGATATTGCAGGAAAAGGCATAGCCAATCCATGTTCCATGATTTTAACAATAGCTATGATGCTGGATTACTTAAAAGAATATGAGATAAGCAATAAAATAAATAAAGCTGTTGAAAATGTTGTAAGTGCCAGCAAAACATTAACTCCTGATTTAGGTGGAAATAGCACTACAGCAGAACTTACTGAAGCTATCGTGCATGAAATACTTGAAGGTGACTACTAA